From a single Silene latifolia isolate original U9 population chromosome 6, ASM4854445v1, whole genome shotgun sequence genomic region:
- the LOC141586953 gene encoding sucrose-phosphatase 1-like — MDRLSSPARLMIVSDLDHTMVDHHDPENISILRFNALWESNYRHDSLLVFSTGRSPTLYKELRKEKPMLTPDITIMSVGTEITYGKTMVPDDGWVQVLNQKWDRNVVIEEAAKFSELKPQAETEQRAHKISFYVEKEKAQEVTKVLAERLEKRGLDVKIIYSGGIDLDILPQGAGKGQALAYLLKKFKSEGKPPTNTLVCGDSGNDAELFSIPDVHGVMVSNAQEELLQWFAQNGKGNPKIIHATERCAAGIIQAIGHFGLGPNISPRDVMDFNDCPLDCVNPGHEIVKFYLFYERWRRGEVDNNEAYYSSLKSVCHPLGVFIHPSGQELTLHECIDTMRKCYGDRQGTRHRVWIDRLLPTRISNDAWLVRFDKWELSGEELHCRVVTTLLRSKSPDSVSELLWEHVHQTWLSDYAPKDRTTWML; from the exons ATGGATCGTCTCAGTTCTCCTGCACGTTTAATGATAGTTTCAGATCTTGATCATACAATG GTTGATCATCATGACCCTGAAAATATCTCAATTTTGAGGTTCAATGCATTATGGGAATCGAACTATCGCCACGATTCCTTGCTTGTATTTTCAACTGGAAGGTCACCTACTCTTTATAAGGAGTTGAGGAAAGAGAAGCCTATGTTGACCCCTGATATTACAATTATGTCTGTGGGTACTGAGATTACTTATGGTAAAACCATGGTTCCTGATGACGGCTGGGTCCAAGTTTTGAATCAGAAATGGGATAGGAATGTTGTTATTGAGGAGGCTGCCAAGTTTTCTGAGCTCAAGCCTCAG GCAGAGACAGAGCAACGAGCCCACAAAATTAGCTTCTACGTTGAGAAGGAGAAAGCACAAGAAGTGACGAAGGTTCTTGCAGAACGATTGGAAAAGCGTGGG TTGGATGTTAAGATAATCTACAGTGGAGGTATCGACTTGGATATATTGCCTCAAGGTGCTGGAAAAGGGCAAGCCCTTGCATATTTGCTTAAGAAGTTCAAGTCTGAGGGAAAGCCACCCACCAATACCCTTGTTTGTGGTGATTCTGGAAATGATGCGGAGCTGTTCAGTATTCCAGATGTTCATGGTGTTATG GTTAGCAATGCTCAAGAGGAACTACTACAATGGTTTGCTCAAAATGGAAAAGGCAACCCTAAAATAATTCATGCAACTGAGAGATGTGCTGCTGGTATAATCCAAGCTATTGGCCATTTTGGCCTTGGTCCGAACATTTCCCCTAGAGATGTTATGGATTTCAACGATTGTCCATTGGACTGTGTAAATCCTGGTCATGAAATCGTAAAATTTTACTTGTTTTACGAGAGATGGAGGCGCGGTGAAGTTGACAACAATGAAGCATACTACTCCAGCCTCAAATCAGTTTGT CACCCGTTGGGGGTCTTTATCCATCCATCCGGTCAGGAGCTCACTCTTCATGAATGCATAGATACAATGAGGAAATGCTATGGAGATCGTCAGGGGACAAGACATCGGGTTTGGATTGATCGCCTCTTGCCAACAAGGATAAGCAATGACGCATGGTTAGTGAGGTTTGATAAGTGGGAGTTGTCTG GTGAAGAGTTACATTGCCGTGTAGTAACAACTCTTCTGAGATCCAAG AGTCCCGACTCTGTAAGCGAATTGTTGTGGGAGCATGTCCATCAAACATGGCTCAGCGATTATGCACCCAAGGATCGTACAACATGGATGCTGTAA